One Williamsia phyllosphaerae DNA segment encodes these proteins:
- a CDS encoding thiazole synthase gives MTPPEEVVPEGLRIGSRVYRSRLIMGTGGAANLDVLERALVASGTELTTVAMRRADSGGGPGVVDLLRRLDIDVLPNTAGCRTAAEATLTAQLAREALETDLIKLEIAGDDRTLLPDPIELLDAAVTLVDDGFVVLAYTNDDPILAARLRDCGVAAVMPLGSPIGTGLGIANPHNLEMIVASATVPIILDAGIGTASDAALAMELGCDGVLLASAVNRADDPVAMASAMSAAVYAGSLARGAGRIPKRFWAQASSPARD, from the coding sequence GTGACGCCGCCCGAAGAGGTTGTGCCCGAGGGCCTGCGGATCGGATCACGGGTCTACCGCTCCCGGCTGATCATGGGCACCGGTGGCGCGGCGAACCTCGACGTCCTCGAGCGTGCACTGGTGGCGTCGGGCACCGAACTCACGACCGTCGCGATGCGTCGGGCGGACTCCGGCGGCGGCCCGGGGGTCGTCGACCTGCTCCGTCGTCTCGACATCGACGTGCTGCCGAACACCGCGGGGTGTCGGACCGCGGCGGAGGCGACACTGACCGCGCAGCTCGCGCGCGAGGCGCTCGAGACCGATCTGATCAAGCTCGAGATCGCGGGAGACGACCGGACTCTGCTGCCGGATCCGATCGAACTCCTCGACGCGGCGGTGACCCTCGTCGACGACGGGTTCGTCGTCCTGGCCTACACCAACGACGATCCGATTCTCGCGGCGCGACTCCGCGACTGCGGTGTCGCCGCAGTGATGCCGCTGGGGTCGCCGATAGGCACCGGACTGGGCATCGCCAACCCGCACAATCTGGAGATGATCGTGGCCTCGGCGACGGTGCCGATCATCCTCGACGCCGGTATCGGCACCGCCAGCGACGCCGCGCTGGCCATGGAACTCGGCTGCGACGGCGTGCTGTTGGCCTCGGCGGTCAACCGGGCCGACGATCCGGTTGCGATGGCCTCGGCGATGTCGGCGGCCGTGTACGCCGGGAGCCTCGCGCGTGGTGCGGGGCGCATCCCGAAACGGTTCTGGGCGCAGGCCTCGTCGCCCGCGCGGGACTGA
- a CDS encoding NUDIX hydrolase produces the protein MRGDGDGWVFDPDGARYWGRHGAAGLLLRAPLADGTTGILLQHRALWSHQGGTWGLPGGARDSHETPEDTAMREADEEAGIVRTMLTVRDTVVTHEAESGWTYTTVIADVARPVDTVANQESAELRWVSEQGVDELPLHPAFARSWPTLRSTLGDL, from the coding sequence GTGCGGGGAGACGGTGACGGTTGGGTGTTCGACCCCGACGGTGCTCGGTACTGGGGTCGCCACGGCGCGGCCGGACTGCTGTTGCGTGCGCCGCTGGCGGACGGCACGACGGGGATCCTGCTGCAGCACCGCGCGTTGTGGAGCCATCAGGGCGGGACGTGGGGCCTGCCCGGTGGGGCGCGTGACTCGCACGAGACCCCGGAGGACACCGCGATGCGCGAGGCCGACGAGGAGGCGGGCATCGTCCGCACCATGCTGACCGTCCGCGACACCGTGGTCACCCATGAGGCCGAGAGTGGCTGGACCTACACCACCGTCATCGCCGATGTCGCCCGCCCCGTGGACACCGTCGCGAACCAGGAGTCGGCCGAGCTGCGGTGGGTCAGCGAACAGGGTGTCGACGAGCTGCCGCTGCACCCCGCGTTCGCCCGCAGCTGGCCGACGCTCCGGTCCACGCTCGGCGATCTCTGA
- a CDS encoding ABC transporter ATP-binding protein has protein sequence MINVEGLTKTYGPTRAVDNLTFGVKPGMVTGFLGPNGAGKSTTMRMMLGLDNPTAGRATINGQDYRSLKDPLRQVGALLDAKWVHPNRSARSHLRWMAASNGIPTTRVDQVLEDVGLTAVAGKKAGGFSLGMSQRLGLAGALLGDPGVLLFDEPVNGLDPEGIVWIRKFMRALAAQGRTVLVSSHLLTEMSLTAEHLVVIGQGRLIADCSVKEFTSQAQRTVTVRSPQLAQLHEALTRAGLRATPAADGSPALNLLDVTTDQVGDIAAANAIALHELSGSTASLEEVFMTLTAGSVQYHGNPGGPAGQPQNAPGPHDANHPNHGGPQ, from the coding sequence GTGATCAACGTAGAAGGATTGACCAAGACATACGGGCCGACCCGTGCGGTCGACAATCTGACCTTCGGTGTGAAGCCGGGCATGGTCACCGGCTTCCTCGGACCCAACGGTGCGGGCAAGTCCACGACCATGCGGATGATGCTCGGACTCGACAACCCCACCGCGGGCCGGGCGACCATCAACGGGCAGGACTACCGCTCGCTGAAGGACCCACTGCGACAGGTCGGTGCGCTGCTCGACGCGAAGTGGGTGCACCCCAACCGCTCGGCGCGCTCGCACCTGCGCTGGATGGCCGCGTCCAACGGCATCCCGACAACGCGGGTCGACCAGGTCCTCGAGGACGTCGGGCTGACCGCGGTCGCCGGTAAGAAGGCCGGCGGGTTCTCGCTGGGCATGTCCCAGCGACTCGGCCTCGCCGGCGCACTGCTGGGTGACCCGGGTGTCCTCCTGTTCGACGAGCCGGTCAACGGACTCGACCCCGAGGGCATCGTCTGGATCCGGAAGTTCATGCGTGCTCTCGCCGCGCAGGGACGCACCGTCCTGGTGTCGAGTCACCTGCTGACCGAGATGTCGTTGACCGCCGAGCACCTCGTGGTCATCGGCCAGGGCCGGCTCATCGCCGACTGCTCGGTCAAGGAGTTCACCAGCCAGGCCCAGCGCACCGTCACCGTGCGGAGTCCGCAACTGGCGCAACTGCACGAGGCACTGACCCGTGCGGGTCTGCGGGCCACCCCGGCCGCCGACGGCTCGCCCGCGCTCAACCTGCTGGACGTGACCACCGACCAGGTCGGTGACATCGCCGCAGCCAACGCCATCGCTCTGCACGAACTGTCCGGCAGCACCGCATCGCTGGAGGAGGTGTTCATGACGCTCACCGCGGGATCGGTCCAGTACCACGGCAATCCGGGTGGGCCCGCGGGACAACCGCAGAACGCCCCCGGACCGCACGATGCCAACCACCCGAACCACGGAGGACCGCAATGA
- the thiS gene encoding sulfur carrier protein ThiS, whose translation MTITIEVNGEDRQVADDTTAAALLGILGLPERGIAIAVDGAVHHRGTWNAPLADGARIDILTAVQGG comes from the coding sequence ATGACGATCACCATCGAGGTCAACGGCGAGGATAGGCAGGTGGCCGACGACACGACGGCCGCTGCACTGCTGGGCATCCTCGGGTTGCCGGAGCGGGGGATCGCGATCGCCGTCGACGGTGCGGTGCACCATCGCGGCACCTGGAACGCGCCGCTCGCCGACGGAGCACGCATCGACATCCTCACCGCGGTGCAGGGTGGCTGA
- a CDS encoding GNAT family N-acetyltransferase: MQVRRKKRPQQTAQSILHQISEVVHNVGQSRFELYVAGDLVGVLGYSIDEANGDKVLTIMHTVLYDEFSGHGLATRLTQGALDYVVDQGAKVRPVCSYTKHYLTTHPGVAPIAA, translated from the coding sequence ATGCAGGTCCGACGTAAGAAGAGGCCACAGCAGACGGCGCAATCGATCCTGCACCAGATCTCCGAGGTGGTGCACAACGTCGGACAGAGCCGATTCGAGCTCTACGTCGCCGGCGACCTGGTCGGCGTGCTCGGCTACTCGATCGACGAGGCCAACGGCGACAAGGTGCTGACCATCATGCACACCGTGCTCTACGACGAGTTCTCCGGACACGGCCTCGCAACCCGCCTGACCCAGGGCGCACTCGACTACGTCGTCGACCAGGGTGCGAAGGTCCGGCCGGTCTGCAGCTACACCAAGCACTACCTGACGACGCATCCCGGCGTCGCGCCGATCGCCGCCTGA
- the thiD gene encoding bifunctional hydroxymethylpyrimidine kinase/phosphomethylpyrimidine kinase, with protein sequence MKLLPPAPLGQTPVRAMTIAGTDSGGGAGVAADLRTMALAGVHGCVAVTAVTVQNTLGVSGVHTIPPETVAGQIRTVVTDIGIGAAKTGMLATGAIIDAIVDVAAEVGIGRDRPIPLVVDPVCASMHGHQLLATEAMDSLRERLIPIATVVTPNLDEVALITGITVVDQDSQRAAAIELHSMGAQWALVKGGHLRSSPFSPDLLYDGETFLELDHERIDTPHDHGAGDTLASAMCCALAHGLSVPDALRFAKDWVTESIRWSYPLGAGHGPVNPLWRVSEPLPD encoded by the coding sequence ATGAAGCTGCTGCCACCCGCCCCGCTGGGACAGACACCGGTCCGTGCGATGACCATCGCGGGGACCGACTCCGGCGGCGGGGCGGGGGTCGCGGCCGATCTGCGCACGATGGCCCTGGCCGGCGTGCACGGGTGCGTGGCCGTGACCGCGGTGACCGTGCAGAACACCCTCGGTGTCTCCGGTGTCCACACCATCCCGCCGGAGACGGTGGCCGGCCAGATCCGGACCGTCGTCACCGACATCGGCATCGGGGCCGCGAAGACCGGGATGCTCGCGACCGGTGCGATCATCGACGCGATCGTCGACGTGGCCGCCGAGGTCGGGATCGGTCGCGACCGTCCGATCCCGCTCGTGGTCGACCCGGTCTGCGCCTCGATGCACGGGCACCAACTGCTCGCCACCGAGGCGATGGACTCGCTGCGGGAGCGGCTCATCCCGATCGCCACCGTCGTCACGCCGAACCTCGACGAGGTCGCGCTGATCACCGGCATCACTGTCGTCGACCAGGACAGCCAGCGTGCCGCCGCGATCGAGCTGCACTCGATGGGCGCGCAGTGGGCGCTGGTCAAGGGCGGGCACCTGCGCTCGAGCCCGTTCAGTCCTGATCTGCTCTACGACGGCGAGACGTTCCTCGAACTCGACCACGAGCGCATCGACACCCCGCACGATCACGGCGCCGGAGACACGCTGGCCTCGGCCATGTGTTGCGCTCTCGCGCACGGTTTGTCGGTGCCGGATGCGCTGCGGTTCGCCAAGGACTGGGTCACCGAGTCGATCCGCTGGTCCTACCCGCTAGGCGCCGGACACGGTCCGGTCAACCCGCTCTGGCGCGTCTCCGAACCGCTCCCCGACTGA
- the thiC gene encoding phosphomethylpyrimidine synthase ThiC, translating to MSNSAVVTTGPIRGSHKNYRRVDGMDVPTRRVELSNGEHLDLYDTSGPYTETDPGIDLDRGLAPVRDTWERPAPVDGAATQLAWARAGIVTPEMRFIAAREGVEPELVRSEVARGRAVIPANHRHPECEPMIIGKAFAVKVNANIGNSAVTSSVAEEVEKMVWATRWGADTIMDLSTGDDIHLTREWIMRNSPVPVGTVPIYQALEKCKGDPTTLTWEMYRDTVIEQAEQGVDYMTVHAGVLLRYVPLTARRVTGIVSRGGSIMAAWCLAHHEESFLYTHFDELCEIFRRYDITFSLGDGLRPGSIADANDEAQFAELRTLGELTTIAKSHGVQVMIEGPGHVPMHKIVENVRLEEELCEEAPFYTLGPLATDIAPAYDHITSAIGAAMIAQAGTAMLCYVTPKEHLGLPNRDDVKVGVITYKIAAHAADLAKEHPRAQERDDALSRARFEFRWNDQFNLSLDPDTAVEYHDETLPAEPAKTAHFCSMCGPKFCSMRISADVRQFAEDHNLRTQADIDAMLNAEMDRKSAEFVASGKQVYLDITPAVSTHQG from the coding sequence ATGTCGAATTCTGCTGTCGTGACCACCGGGCCCATCCGTGGAAGTCACAAGAACTATCGCCGAGTCGACGGGATGGACGTGCCCACCCGTCGCGTGGAACTGAGCAACGGCGAGCACCTCGACCTGTACGACACGTCCGGCCCGTACACCGAGACCGACCCCGGTATCGATCTCGACCGTGGCCTCGCACCCGTGCGGGACACCTGGGAGCGGCCCGCCCCCGTCGATGGTGCCGCGACCCAATTGGCCTGGGCGCGAGCGGGAATCGTGACCCCGGAGATGCGTTTCATCGCCGCGCGCGAGGGTGTCGAGCCCGAGTTGGTGCGATCCGAGGTCGCCCGCGGACGGGCGGTCATCCCGGCCAACCATCGTCACCCCGAGTGCGAGCCCATGATCATCGGCAAGGCGTTCGCGGTGAAGGTCAACGCCAACATCGGCAACTCGGCGGTCACGTCGTCGGTGGCCGAGGAGGTCGAGAAGATGGTGTGGGCGACGCGCTGGGGCGCCGACACGATCATGGACCTCTCGACCGGCGACGACATCCACCTCACCCGCGAGTGGATCATGCGCAACTCGCCGGTGCCGGTCGGCACCGTCCCGATCTATCAGGCGCTGGAGAAATGCAAGGGCGACCCCACCACGCTGACGTGGGAGATGTACCGCGACACCGTGATCGAACAGGCCGAGCAGGGCGTCGACTACATGACGGTGCACGCGGGTGTCCTGCTGCGCTACGTGCCGCTGACGGCACGACGGGTCACCGGCATCGTCTCGCGCGGTGGTTCGATCATGGCCGCCTGGTGCCTGGCCCATCACGAGGAGTCGTTCCTCTACACGCACTTCGACGAGCTGTGCGAGATCTTCCGGCGCTACGACATCACCTTCTCCCTGGGTGACGGCCTGCGCCCGGGGTCGATCGCCGACGCCAACGACGAGGCGCAGTTCGCCGAGCTCCGCACCCTGGGCGAGCTGACGACGATCGCGAAATCGCACGGCGTGCAGGTGATGATCGAGGGTCCGGGGCACGTCCCGATGCACAAGATCGTCGAGAACGTCCGCCTCGAGGAGGAGCTCTGCGAGGAGGCGCCGTTCTACACCCTGGGGCCGCTGGCGACCGACATCGCACCCGCCTACGACCACATCACCTCGGCCATCGGGGCGGCGATGATTGCCCAGGCCGGGACCGCGATGCTCTGCTACGTGACGCCGAAAGAGCATCTGGGACTGCCGAACCGGGACGACGTGAAGGTCGGGGTGATCACGTACAAGATCGCCGCGCACGCGGCGGATCTGGCCAAGGAGCATCCCCGTGCGCAGGAGCGCGACGACGCGCTGTCGCGGGCACGGTTCGAGTTCCGGTGGAACGACCAGTTCAACCTGTCGCTCGATCCCGACACCGCCGTCGAATACCACGACGAGACGCTGCCGGCCGAGCCCGCGAAGACCGCGCACTTCTGCTCGATGTGTGGTCCGAAGTTCTGCTCGATGCGGATCTCCGCCGACGTCCGACAGTTCGCCGAGGATCACAACCTGCGGACCCAGGCCGACATCGACGCGATGCTGAACGCGGAGATGGACCGCAAGTCCGCGGAGTTCGTGGCGTCGGGCAAGCAGGTCTACCTCGACATCACCCCGGCCGTGAGCACGCACCAGGGATGA
- the thiO gene encoding glycine oxidase ThiO: MGRTLAVVGGGVVGSMIAWRAARKGWDTTIYESDRADSASWVAGGMLGCLGEARPGEDTALDLARASARCWPEVLTALADPTITVASDTVLIAADTADAHELATRADYLLGHGLAMKPLSGKDIRSVSPGLGSSVRRGYLAMSEGALDNRALLRALRGAATQAGVEVRTHHVTDVGDLDTDQVVVAAGVGVGRLWPPAPVRAEKGEIIRLRRPPTAPPPPDNVIRARWRGRLVYLVPRGDGVVVGATQYEVGVDTDPEPRAGGVGDLLADAIEVMPGLAEYRVSEVGGGMRPVTPDALPLIGRVDERTVLAAGHGRNGIMLAPITAELVTGHLDGTADPRWSATLDPRRFT; encoded by the coding sequence ATGGGACGAACGCTGGCAGTGGTCGGCGGCGGGGTCGTCGGATCCATGATCGCCTGGCGGGCTGCCCGAAAAGGTTGGGACACAACCATCTACGAGAGCGATCGGGCCGATTCGGCGTCCTGGGTCGCTGGCGGGATGCTGGGCTGCCTGGGCGAGGCGCGTCCTGGCGAGGACACCGCATTGGACCTCGCCCGTGCCTCGGCGCGGTGCTGGCCGGAGGTGCTGACGGCACTGGCCGATCCGACGATCACGGTGGCCTCCGACACGGTTCTCATCGCCGCCGACACCGCCGACGCCCACGAACTCGCGACCCGAGCCGACTACCTCCTCGGCCACGGTCTCGCCATGAAACCGTTGAGCGGCAAGGACATCCGGTCGGTGTCGCCGGGTTTGGGCAGCTCGGTGCGTCGCGGGTACCTGGCCATGAGCGAGGGCGCACTGGACAACCGGGCACTGCTGCGGGCGCTGCGCGGCGCGGCGACACAGGCGGGGGTCGAGGTGCGCACGCACCACGTGACCGACGTCGGTGATCTCGACACCGATCAGGTGGTCGTCGCCGCGGGTGTCGGCGTGGGCCGGCTGTGGCCGCCCGCCCCCGTGCGGGCGGAGAAGGGCGAGATCATCCGTCTACGCAGACCGCCGACTGCACCGCCCCCACCGGACAACGTCATCCGCGCACGCTGGCGCGGGCGGCTCGTCTACCTGGTGCCGCGCGGCGACGGCGTGGTGGTCGGCGCGACGCAGTACGAGGTGGGTGTCGACACCGATCCCGAGCCACGCGCGGGCGGAGTGGGCGATCTGCTCGCCGACGCCATCGAGGTCATGCCCGGGCTCGCCGAGTACCGGGTGAGCGAGGTCGGCGGCGGGATGCGCCCGGTGACGCCCGACGCGCTGCCCCTCATCGGCAGGGTCGACGAGCGGACCGTCCTGGCCGCCGGGCACGGACGCAACGGGATCATGTTGGCGCCCATCACCGCTGAGCTGGTCACCGGCCATCTCGACGGCACCGCGGACCCCCGCTGGTCCGCCACACTCGATCCGAGGAGGTTCACATGA
- a CDS encoding glutamate ABC transporter substrate-binding protein: MTRLPRRRVGTFAVILALVTLVVSGCLNVPAPPDEAPSASAIAPTPPGLTVNAPVESPPSQNTCDATASLRPGPLPPAARMPRGSAMDAIFARGRLIVGLDIGSNLFSFRDPISGDIEGFDVDIAKEIARAIFGDPERIEYRILNSNERISALQNREVDVVVKTLSITCDRAKDIAFSTVYYEASQRILSLRSSPISNARDLAGKRVCAARGTTSIGRLQQRVPSVRMSTVSTWADCLVVLQQGAVDAVSTDDAILAGLATQDPYVHVVGASLGEEPYGIGINLEQPDLVRFVNGVLDKIRADGTWYEIYNRWLSILGPIYYPPQPTYRD; this comes from the coding sequence ATGACCCGCCTGCCGAGACGACGCGTCGGCACGTTCGCGGTGATCCTCGCGCTGGTCACGCTGGTCGTGTCCGGCTGCCTCAACGTTCCCGCACCACCCGACGAGGCCCCGTCGGCCAGCGCCATCGCGCCCACCCCGCCCGGGTTGACGGTGAACGCGCCGGTCGAGTCGCCGCCGAGCCAGAACACCTGTGACGCGACCGCGAGCCTGCGGCCCGGTCCGCTGCCGCCGGCCGCCCGCATGCCGCGCGGATCCGCGATGGACGCGATCTTCGCGCGGGGCCGGTTGATCGTCGGACTCGACATCGGGTCGAACCTGTTCAGCTTCCGCGACCCCATCAGCGGCGACATCGAGGGCTTCGACGTCGACATCGCCAAGGAGATCGCGCGGGCCATCTTCGGCGATCCCGAACGCATCGAGTACCGCATCCTGAACTCGAACGAACGGATCAGCGCTCTGCAGAACCGCGAGGTCGACGTGGTGGTGAAGACGCTGAGCATCACCTGCGACCGCGCCAAGGACATCGCCTTCTCGACGGTCTACTACGAGGCCTCGCAACGGATCCTGTCGTTGCGCAGCTCACCGATCAGCAACGCACGTGATCTCGCGGGCAAGCGGGTGTGTGCGGCGCGCGGAACCACCTCCATCGGCCGGTTGCAGCAGCGCGTGCCCAGCGTGCGGATGTCGACGGTGAGCACCTGGGCCGACTGCCTGGTCGTGCTGCAGCAGGGGGCGGTCGACGCGGTGTCCACCGACGACGCGATCCTGGCCGGTCTGGCCACCCAGGACCCGTACGTCCACGTGGTCGGGGCGAGCCTCGGCGAGGAGCCGTACGGCATCGGGATAAACCTCGAGCAACCCGATCTCGTGCGGTTCGTCAACGGCGTGCTGGACAAGATCCGCGCCGACGGCACCTGGTACGAGATCTACAATCGGTGGCTCTCCATCCTGGGGCCCATCTACTACCCGCCGCAACCGACCTACCGCGACTGA
- the thiE gene encoding thiamine phosphate synthase: MDARDRLSDARLYLCTDARRERGDLVAFVDEVLAGGVDIVQLRDKGSAGEAEFGALEAAQELDLLAALREVTTRHGALLAVNDRADIAATAHADVLHLGQDDLPPAAARRIVGPDVVIGRSTHDDAQARAADTDPDIDYFCTGPCWPTPTKPGRPAAGLGLVASVADRANRAPWFAIGGIDEARLPEVLAAGAERIVVVRALTHATDPRAAASALRKQITAN; encoded by the coding sequence GTGGATGCCCGAGATCGTTTGTCCGACGCCCGGCTCTATCTGTGCACCGACGCCCGACGCGAACGCGGGGACCTGGTCGCCTTCGTCGACGAGGTGCTCGCGGGCGGCGTGGACATCGTGCAGTTGCGCGACAAGGGCTCGGCGGGTGAGGCCGAGTTCGGCGCCCTCGAGGCCGCTCAGGAGCTCGACCTGCTGGCTGCGCTGCGCGAGGTCACGACCCGTCACGGCGCCCTGCTGGCGGTCAACGACCGCGCCGACATCGCCGCGACCGCCCACGCCGACGTGCTGCACCTCGGACAGGACGACCTGCCGCCCGCAGCCGCCCGACGCATCGTCGGTCCCGACGTCGTCATCGGCCGGTCGACGCACGACGACGCCCAGGCGCGCGCAGCCGACACCGACCCCGACATCGACTACTTCTGCACCGGACCGTGCTGGCCGACGCCCACGAAACCGGGGCGTCCGGCTGCAGGACTCGGGCTCGTGGCGTCGGTGGCCGACCGGGCGAACCGGGCACCGTGGTTCGCCATCGGAGGGATCGACGAGGCGCGTCTGCCGGAGGTCCTCGCAGCCGGCGCCGAGCGCATCGTGGTCGTGCGTGCGCTGACGCACGCGACCGACCCGCGCGCGGCGGCGAGCGCTCTGCGGAAACAGATCACAGCAAACTAA
- a CDS encoding ABC transporter permease yields MMVNALNAERIKLLSTKSPYWCVAIVAVLAILFSVLIGAFASGDDSENIYASDYTTGVSQIGVIVLMIMAVLAVTSEFRFGTIRTTYQAIPRREIVLGAKAVIYGGLSVVVTLILGIVALLLGKVLSGNNMDLVGSDAIRQYWGIPVYTLLCILIGLGIGAIVRQTAGAIVVLLIWTLALEGIIGIIPKFGDAVSPYLPFNNAARFLTERDTTIDFPWNAYGSIAYFAVISLIIFGLGVFFTKKRDA; encoded by the coding sequence ATGATGGTCAACGCCCTCAACGCCGAGCGCATCAAGCTGCTCAGCACTAAGTCGCCGTATTGGTGCGTCGCCATCGTCGCGGTTCTCGCGATCCTGTTCAGCGTCCTGATCGGTGCGTTCGCATCGGGGGACGACTCGGAGAACATCTACGCCTCCGACTACACCACCGGCGTCAGCCAGATCGGTGTGATCGTCCTGATGATCATGGCCGTGCTGGCCGTCACCAGCGAGTTCCGCTTCGGGACCATCCGAACCACCTACCAGGCCATCCCGCGGCGTGAGATCGTGCTCGGCGCGAAAGCCGTCATCTACGGCGGACTCTCGGTGGTCGTCACCCTGATCCTCGGCATCGTGGCCCTGCTGCTCGGCAAGGTGTTGTCGGGCAACAACATGGACCTCGTCGGGTCCGACGCGATCCGTCAGTACTGGGGCATCCCGGTCTACACGCTGCTGTGCATCCTGATCGGTCTCGGCATCGGCGCGATCGTCCGCCAGACCGCGGGTGCCATCGTCGTACTGCTGATCTGGACGCTGGCCCTCGAGGGGATCATCGGGATCATCCCGAAGTTCGGCGATGCGGTCAGCCCGTACCTGCCGTTCAACAACGCGGCACGATTCCTGACCGAACGCGACACGACGATCGACTTCCCGTGGAACGCATACGGATCGATCGCCTACTTCGCGGTCATCTCGCTGATCATCTTCGGTCTCGGGGTCTTCTTCACCAAGAAGCGCGACGCGTAA